The following are encoded together in the Strongyloides ratti genome assembly S_ratti_ED321, chromosome : 2 genome:
- a CDS encoding UDP-glucose 6-dehydrogenase has translation MTFKKIENVACVGAGYVGGPTCAMIAYKCDYIKVTVMDINEEKINQWNSDDLPIYEPGLDQIVKERRGKNLFFSTDVKGTIENADLIFISVNTPTKHYGRGKGMAPDLKYVESVARMIAKYGKGSTIVVEKSTVPVRAAQSIGIILKEAQKKNPELKFQVLSNPEFLAEGTAINDLANPDRVLIGGEDSEEGNEAVRRLVEVYENWVPKERCITTNTWSSELSKLAANAFLAQRISSINSISAICEATGADVGQVALAIGKDNRIGSKFLQASVGFGGSCFQKDVLSLVYLCESLNLKEPAAYWSSVVEINQWQRKRFAHCIITELFNTVAGKKITFFGFAFKKNTGDTRESSAIAVGKHLLDECADLHIYDPKVPETTIRSDLLSVISNKNIIDNHVTIHKCPYEAVKNSHAIVILTEWDEFNTYDYNRILNSMVNPATIFDGRRILNSSLLKKIGFRVFTIGTTPTQSYSLFH, from the exons atgacatttaaaaag attgaAAATGTGGCTTGTGTTGGAGCAGGATATGTTGGTGGACCAACATGTGCAATGATTGCTTATAAATGTGATTATATTAAAGTTACTGTAATGGATATAAATGaggaaaaaattaatcagtGGAATTCAGATGATCTTCCAATTTATGAACCTGGTCTTGATCAAATTGTTAAAGAAAGAAgaggaaaaaatttatttttttctactgATGTTAAAGGAACAATTGAAAATGctgatttaatatttatttcagtAAATACACCAACAAAACATTATGGTAGAGGAAAAGGAATGGCACCAGATTTAAAGTATGTTGAATCTGTAGCAAGAATGATTGCAAAATATGGAAAAGGTTCTACAATTGTTGTTGAAAAAAGTACTGTGCCTGTAAGAGCTGCACAATCTATTggaataatattaaaagaagcacaaaaaaaaaatcctgAATTGAAATTTCAAGTTCTTTCAAATCCAGAATTTCTTGCTGAAGGAACAGCTATTAATGATTTAGCTAATCCTGATAGAGTATTAATTGGTGGAGAAGATTCTGAAGAAGGAAATGAAGCAGTAAGAAGATTAGTTGAAGTTTATGAAAATTGGGTACCAAAAGAAAGATGTATTACTACAAATACATGGTCATCTGAATTGTCAAAACTTGCTGCAAATGCTTTTCTAGCTCAAAGAATTTCATCAATAAATTCTATTTCTGCAATTTGTGAAGCTACTGGTGCTGATGTAGGACAAGTAGCACTAGCTATTGGAAAAGATAATCGTATAGGATCCAAATTTTTACAAGCTTCAGTAGGATTCGGTGGTAGTTGCTTTCAAAAAGATGTATTATCACTTGTTTATTTATGTGAATCtcttaatttaaaagaaccTGCTGCATATTGGTCTTCTGTTGTTGAGATTAATCAATGGCAACGTAAAAGATTTGCTCATTGTATCATTACAGAACTTTTTAATACTGTTgctggaaaaaaaataacattttttggtttcgcttttaaaaaaaatactggTGATACAAGAGAATCATCTGCTATTGCTGTAGGAAAACATTTACTTGATGAATGTGCTGATTTACATATTTATGATCCTAAAGTTCCTGAAACAACAATAAGATCAGATTTGCTATCTGTCATTtctaacaaaaatattattgataatcaTGTTACAATTCATAAATGTCCATATGAAGCAGTAAAAAATTCACATGCTATTGTGATATTAACTGAATGGGATGAATTTAATACATATGATTATAATAGAATTTTAAATTCTATGGTAAATCCAGCTACCATTTTTGATGGAAGAAGAATATTAAATTCAAgccttttaaaaaaaattggtttTAGAGTTTTTACAATTGGTACAACTCCAACACAAAGTTATAGTCTTTTCcactaa
- a CDS encoding Protein-tyrosine phosphatase, receptor/non-receptor type domain and Protein-tyrosine/Dual specificity phosphatase domain and Protein-tyrosine phosphatase, catalytic domain-containing protein — MPDSSQHSNYVEENKEQKIGKKHHNGNIIKRIEKMEGESKLTKIKKEEGNARTLIQAWCNRAFQKKVSGLREEFVSLRRYVPKGITIKAFLSNPGLCRYKDVPTSDANRVILINKGVEQFIHANYTSTPFSNKRFICTQGPMDCTISHFWLMVWQEEVENIIMLCNIIEKGQKKCSQYYPITPGTSETYDDYTVKLVESKILSKDADTVKKNIILLSKKGETGTRTVFHYHWQDWPDRGAPPINATPFFILSAVRGTKRPIVVHCSAGIGRTGTIVAIEYVLERFSCGQSCEAMDQILKDMRDQRAYSIQNEYQYMYIHRVLMYYIFERGGKVTNEDVLKNYKTFCDDYNSMVNNI, encoded by the exons atgccCGATAGTAGTCAACATTCAAATTATGTTGAAGAAAATAAGGAGCAAAAAATAGGAAAAAAACATCACAACggaaatataattaaaagaattgaAAAAATGGAAGGTGAAtcaaaattaacaaaaataaaaaaagaagaaggtAATGCTAGAACATTAATTCAAGCTTGGTGTAATAGAGCATTCCAAAAAAAGGTATCAGGACTTCGTGAAGAATTTGTATCATTACGTCGTTATGTTCCTAAAGGTATTACAATAAAAGCATTTCTCTCGAATCCAGGTCTTTGTAGATATAAAGATGTCCCAACAAGTGATGCCAATAG agttatattaattaataaaggAGTTGAACAATTTATTCATGCTAATTATACCTCGACACCATTTAGCAACAAAAGATTTATATGTACTCAAGGACCAATGGATTGTACAATTTCTCATTTTTGGTTAATGGTATGGCAAGAAGaagttgaaaatattataatgctttgtaatattattgaaaaaggGCAAAAAAAATGTTCACAATATTATCCAATTACTCCTGGTACATCAGAAACTTATGATGATTATACTGTAAAACTTGTtgaatcaaaaattttatcaaaagatGCAGAtacagttaaaaaaaatataatattattatcaaaaaaaggTGAAACTGGAACGAGAACAGTATTTCATTATCATTGGCAGGATTGGCCAGATAGAGGTGCTCCACCAATTAATGCAACAccattctttattttatctgCTGTCCGTGGAACAAAAAGACCTATTGTTGTTCATTGTTCTGCTGGAATCGGAAGAACAGGAACAATTGTTGCTATAGAATATGTCTTGGAACGTTTTAGTTGTGGACAAAGTTGTGAAGCTATggatcaaattttaaaagatatgaGAGATCAAAGGGCATATAGTATTCAAAATGAATAT caatatatgtatattcaTCGTGttttaatgtattatatatttgaaagAGGAGGAAAAGTAACAAATGaagatgttttaaaaaattataaaacattttgtgATGATTACAATTCAATggttaataatatataa
- a CDS encoding Cyclin-dependent kinase 1 has product MLLNKEKQLLIDDFINIERIGEGAYGVVYKSRHKFSGTIVALKKIRIGEDEEGIPQTTVREIAILRELKHPNIVSLEAVIIQPNKIYLVFEFLSMDLKKYMDRNTNGRVLEPKIVENFMYQICLAMCFCHQRRILHRDLKPQNILVDNSGCIKLADFGLSRTTGIPLRAYTHEIVTLWYRSPEIMLGSEKYSTAVDVWSIACIFAEMASNVVLFSGDSEIDQLYKIFKQLGTPTPSIWPQIESLQNYNPNFPKWKKKSFGGKLEYYLNRDGIDLLEKMLIYDPIKRINLKYVLIHKYFTKRGNFKFPIR; this is encoded by the exons atgcttttaaataaagaaaaacaattattaatcgatgattttattaacataGAAAGAATTGGAGAAGGTGCATATGGTGTTGTATATAAATCAAGACATAAATTTAGTGGAACTATTGTTgcacttaaaaaaattcgaATTGGAGAGGATGAGGAAGGAATCCCACAAACAACAGTAAGAGAAATAGCAATACTTCGAGAATTAAAACATCCTAATATTGTTTCACTTGAAGCAGTAATCATTCAacctaataaaatatatcttgtatttgaatttttatcaatggatttaaaaaaatatatggaTAGAAATACAAATGGTAGAGTATTAGAACCAAAAattgttgaaaattttatgtatCAAATTTGTCTAGCTATGTGTTTTTGTCATCAAAGAAGAATATTACATCGTGATTTAAAACcacaaaatatattagttGACAATTCAGGTTGTATAAAACTGGCTGATTTTGGATTATCTAGAACTACGGGAATTCCACTTCGTGCATATACTCATGAG attGTAACATTATGGTACCGTTCACCAGAAATTATGCTTGGATCAGAAAAATATTCAACAGCAGTAGATGTTTGGTCTATTGCATGTATATTTGCAGAAATGGCCTCTAATGTTGTTCTTTTTAGTGGAGATTCTGAAATTGAccaattatataaaatatttaaacaattagGTACACCAACACCATCAATTTGGCCTCAGATTGAATCActtcaaaattataatcCAAACTTTCcaaaatggaaaaaaaaaagttttggaGGAAAActtgaatattatttaaatcgTGATGGTATAGATTTACTAGAAAAAATGCTTATATATGATCCTATAAAACGTATTAATCTAAAATATGTACtaatacataaatattttacaaaacgAGGAAATTTCAAATTTCCTATACGTTAa
- a CDS encoding MSP domain and PapD-like domain-containing protein gives MVAKPLKDLANKAGEPEFQLKTDPESELIFKNDDLDKKVCLIKLRIDNTTSERQIYKIKCTSNEIFRVRPPLGYIPPNSSQMIQIAFICKTVPESYKHFFAFYHAKCSDSRPPKKVWVGSFSYQGVKRMWCLFQKEDGSDFIQASKSTAQEAKTLNNSREEKKISTNESIENKNEDKKEDKKEEKKEEKKEDKKEDKKEDKKEEKKEDKKGENKK, from the coding sequence ATGGTTGCCAAACCACTTAAGGATCTTGCAAATAAAGCCGGTGAACCTGAATTTCAACTTAAAACAGATCCTGAAAGTgaacttatttttaaaaatgatgatcttgataaaaaagtttgtCTTATTAAACTTCGTATAGATAATACTACAAGTGAACgacaaatttataaaataaagtgtacttcaaatgaaatatttcGGGTAAGACCACCACTTGGATATATTCCACCAAACTCGAGTCAGATGATTCAAATTGCTTTTATATGTAAAACAGTTCCTGAATCTtacaaacatttttttgcCTTTTATCATGCTAAATGTTCAGATTCTCGACCACCAAAAAAAGTATGGGTTGGAAGTTTTAGTTACCAAGGTGTTAAAAGAATGTGGTGTTTATTTCAAAAAGAGGATGGATCTGATTTTATTCAAGCCTCTAAGTCTACAGCACAAGAAGCTAAGACTCTAAATAATTCAAGagaagaaaagaaaatttcaACTAATGAAagtattgaaaataaaaatgaagacaaaaaagaagataaaaaagaagaaaaaaaagaagaaaaaaaagaggataaaaaagaagataaaaaGGAAGATAAAaaggaagaaaaaaaagaagataaaaaaggagagaacaaaaaataa